A region from the uncultured Holophaga sp. genome encodes:
- a CDS encoding DUF2875 family protein, whose protein sequence is MPEDREQTAIRRPGLAKPRGLSAAVLSIAWAAASFRYLFTQAPWPLRLASCLGPPLLLGGLLVWRSARRGREQRAGAAAREAEEQERKAHAEALEARERFTLEVLGIGIALEHLTQDEAWEALQEGGPFDSILPEDPEDPGAFTAGRTQALLRVTEWLNGEWPLPTFLSESGPGVLEDWMRSTLEAEGSPCRLQVRQSLPSARDLLPAAFAFMDECPDVPAVLLAGEGDTEARPRGTAVFLLLGRRDRLEAMMAFAQSDAARHDSLLPTWEREPILKRGTSYRPTERLPEPWSLPLLERFFALPVQALLHRPQQIPLPEKGDAARAKALAQGWRALCTRAQDPEIGPLLHGAGHPDHHTAIPYLRALTECGVDRDLVQGTYDLQRRIGDTGPVTGLLGNALAGLAVASGEVAAWADLVDPDQALLLLARPPEEPPA, encoded by the coding sequence ATGCCTGAAGACAGGGAGCAGACAGCAATCCGCAGGCCGGGCCTGGCCAAGCCCAGGGGGCTGAGCGCCGCGGTCCTCTCGATCGCCTGGGCCGCAGCAAGCTTCAGGTACCTCTTCACCCAAGCGCCCTGGCCACTCCGCCTGGCTTCCTGCCTGGGGCCACCCTTGCTCCTGGGCGGGCTCCTGGTGTGGCGCTCGGCCCGCCGGGGCCGTGAGCAGCGCGCCGGGGCCGCTGCCCGGGAGGCCGAGGAGCAGGAGCGCAAAGCCCATGCGGAGGCCCTGGAGGCAAGGGAGCGCTTCACCTTGGAGGTCCTGGGCATCGGTATCGCCCTGGAACACCTGACCCAGGATGAGGCCTGGGAGGCCCTCCAGGAGGGGGGCCCCTTCGACTCCATCCTGCCCGAAGACCCGGAGGACCCGGGAGCCTTCACCGCAGGCCGGACCCAGGCCCTGCTCCGGGTCACGGAGTGGCTCAACGGGGAGTGGCCGCTGCCCACCTTTCTGTCGGAAAGCGGCCCCGGTGTCCTGGAAGACTGGATGCGGAGCACCCTGGAGGCCGAGGGTTCACCCTGTCGGCTCCAGGTGCGCCAGTCCCTGCCCAGCGCCAGGGACCTCCTCCCCGCAGCCTTCGCCTTCATGGACGAGTGCCCGGATGTCCCTGCCGTCCTCCTCGCCGGGGAGGGGGATACCGAGGCGCGCCCCAGAGGCACGGCCGTATTCCTCCTCCTGGGCCGTCGGGATCGCCTGGAGGCCATGATGGCCTTCGCCCAGTCCGACGCCGCCCGTCACGACTCCCTCCTGCCCACCTGGGAACGGGAACCGATCCTCAAGCGGGGGACCAGCTACCGCCCCACCGAGCGCCTCCCGGAGCCCTGGAGCCTGCCTCTCCTCGAGCGCTTCTTCGCCCTCCCTGTGCAGGCCCTTCTCCATCGCCCCCAGCAGATCCCCCTTCCGGAAAAAGGGGACGCCGCCAGGGCCAAGGCCCTGGCCCAGGGCTGGCGGGCCCTCTGCACCCGGGCCCAGGACCCCGAGATCGGCCCCCTTCTCCATGGGGCTGGGCATCCCGACCACCACACCGCCATTCCCTATCTCCGGGCCCTCACCGAGTGCGGTGTGGACCGGGATCTGGTCCAGGGGACCTACGACCTCCAGCGCCGCATCGGCGACACCGGCCCCGTGACGGGCCTGCTCGGGAACGCCCTTGCCGGCTTGGCGGTGGCCTCCGGCGAGGTCGCCGCCTGGGCTGACCTGGTGGACCCCGACCAGGCCCTCCTGCTCCTCGCCCGCCCCCCCGAAGAACCCCCAGCCTGA
- a CDS encoding M50 family metallopeptidase yields MKRFPALACSLPFLGLALAIPGVGVIGPIVLICGLIFIHELGHFLAAKRMGMPVETFSLGFGPRLVGFKWAETDVRLSLLPLGGYVKLSGYNPEDPDAEDPHGFLKQPAGKRFLFYAGGIIANILGTVVLLYCVGMSQIRITEMKALPSPLQVEEVIKGAPAEQGGLRAGDQIQALGPLRFPGATSQEAITLIQGHGGQPIPVQVDREGRTLSLNLTPRGEPGAAKLGIQFTPSAFSTVRRPFQALDPLRTVPLAFSESARMGGMILQSLGRLVSGKASVKEVGGPIAIIKAGSRAAKSGWESFFMMSAFISMNLAIFNALPIPFLDGGHMLILIIERLRRKDLSVTLKERILTVGFFLLAGLMALVIGLDLWRLKH; encoded by the coding sequence ATGAAGCGGTTTCCAGCCCTGGCATGCTCCCTCCCCTTCCTCGGACTGGCCCTGGCCATACCCGGAGTGGGGGTGATCGGCCCCATCGTCCTCATCTGCGGCCTCATCTTCATCCATGAACTGGGGCACTTCCTGGCCGCCAAGCGCATGGGGATGCCGGTGGAGACCTTCTCCCTCGGCTTCGGCCCCCGCTTGGTGGGCTTCAAGTGGGCCGAGACCGATGTGCGCCTCTCCCTCCTGCCCCTGGGCGGCTACGTCAAGCTCTCGGGCTACAACCCCGAGGACCCCGACGCCGAGGACCCCCACGGCTTCCTCAAGCAGCCCGCCGGGAAGCGCTTCCTCTTCTATGCTGGCGGCATCATCGCCAACATCCTGGGCACCGTGGTCCTGCTCTACTGCGTGGGCATGAGCCAGATTCGCATCACCGAGATGAAGGCCCTGCCAAGCCCCCTCCAAGTGGAGGAAGTCATCAAGGGTGCACCGGCTGAACAGGGCGGGTTGCGGGCCGGAGACCAGATCCAGGCTCTGGGACCCCTCCGCTTCCCCGGCGCCACCAGCCAGGAGGCCATCACCCTGATCCAGGGCCACGGCGGGCAACCCATTCCCGTGCAGGTGGACCGGGAGGGGCGCACGCTCAGCCTCAACCTCACCCCCCGGGGTGAGCCGGGCGCCGCCAAGCTGGGCATCCAGTTCACCCCCTCCGCCTTCAGCACCGTGCGCCGCCCCTTCCAGGCCCTGGACCCCCTTCGGACCGTGCCCCTGGCCTTCTCCGAGAGCGCCCGCATGGGCGGGATGATCCTCCAGTCCCTGGGGCGCCTGGTCAGCGGAAAGGCCAGCGTGAAGGAGGTGGGCGGACCCATCGCCATCATCAAGGCCGGGAGCCGGGCCGCCAAGAGCGGATGGGAGAGCTTCTTCATGATGTCCGCCTTCATCTCCATGAACCTGGCCATCTTCAACGCCCTGCCCATCCCCTTCCTGGATGGCGGGCACATGCTCATCCTCATCATCGAGCGCCTGCGCCGGAAGGATCTCTCCGTGACCCTCAAGGAGCGGATCCTCACCGTGGGCTTCTTCCTCCTGGCCGGGCTCATGGCCCTCGTCATCGGGCTCGACCTCTGGCGCCTGAAGCACTGA
- a CDS encoding PilZ domain-containing protein — protein sequence MALFSFGKEKRDGESTETVLAYLEDAQRVRAQVTVLDARKKSVQALIQGVNDSESTATLQLLGPLPGLEKGAKVELVFQADSLRIGGATKILELRAPTLVVELPETLQLMERRRTPRARLNPKEGATLTALTSLFEGVGFTGLLENISEGGCRVRVEKAMNIKDQKPLPQSEALFPVGHAFMLLKLNKVPKCTQVMEMAGKVAYLESGAGGLLVGLAFEKPRADLAAMIRNLVGSRTTTPPSTLPSKARRKQENGIERLGSEGPSAPSSRPVETARPFPPAPPPAPAEAQVEGSPAAPPEPQPEAPPRNLALIRLKKRSRAVVAQVSDPGHAEGLKGFLEAQGFGRVLMAPGLGELRELLRQPNLGVLLLDCELSFMDLLEEVRSLMDEFHNLPPIILAAEEVSRGTVLAAHRVGVSQLLVKPYALDEAFNSTLEDLLE from the coding sequence ATGGCCCTGTTCAGCTTCGGTAAGGAGAAACGCGACGGTGAGTCCACCGAGACCGTGCTCGCCTATCTGGAGGATGCCCAGCGGGTGCGTGCGCAGGTCACGGTGCTTGATGCCCGGAAGAAGTCTGTGCAGGCCCTCATCCAGGGCGTGAACGACAGCGAGTCCACGGCGACCCTTCAGCTCCTGGGTCCTCTTCCGGGTCTGGAGAAAGGGGCCAAGGTGGAGCTCGTCTTCCAGGCGGACTCCCTGCGGATCGGAGGCGCCACCAAGATCCTGGAGCTCCGGGCCCCGACTCTGGTGGTGGAGCTGCCCGAGACCCTGCAGCTCATGGAGCGCCGCAGGACGCCCCGGGCCCGTCTCAACCCCAAGGAGGGGGCCACTCTGACGGCGCTCACCAGCCTCTTTGAAGGGGTGGGCTTCACGGGCCTCCTGGAGAACATCTCCGAGGGGGGGTGCCGGGTCCGGGTCGAGAAGGCCATGAATATCAAAGATCAGAAGCCCCTGCCCCAGAGTGAGGCCCTCTTTCCGGTGGGGCATGCCTTCATGCTCCTCAAGCTCAACAAGGTCCCCAAGTGCACCCAGGTGATGGAGATGGCCGGGAAGGTGGCCTATCTGGAGTCCGGTGCGGGTGGCCTGCTGGTGGGGCTTGCCTTCGAGAAACCCCGCGCAGATCTGGCGGCCATGATCCGGAATCTGGTGGGCTCCCGGACCACCACGCCTCCCAGCACCCTCCCGTCCAAGGCCCGGCGCAAGCAGGAGAACGGGATAGAGCGGCTGGGGAGCGAGGGGCCCTCAGCCCCAAGCTCGCGTCCGGTGGAGACCGCCCGGCCCTTCCCCCCTGCCCCTCCTCCCGCACCGGCGGAAGCCCAGGTGGAGGGAAGCCCTGCCGCGCCGCCCGAGCCACAGCCCGAGGCCCCGCCCCGGAACCTGGCGCTCATCCGCCTGAAGAAGCGCTCCCGGGCCGTTGTGGCCCAGGTCTCGGATCCCGGCCATGCCGAGGGGCTCAAGGGCTTCCTGGAGGCCCAGGGCTTTGGTCGGGTGCTCATGGCTCCAGGGTTGGGCGAGCTGCGGGAACTCCTGCGCCAGCCCAACCTCGGAGTTCTCCTCCTGGACTGCGAGCTCTCCTTCATGGATCTCCTGGAGGAGGTCCGCTCCCTGATGGACGAGTTCCACAACCTCCCCCCCATCATCCTCGCTGCGGAAGAAGTCTCCCGTGGCACTGTCCTCGCCGCCCACCGCGTCGGCGTCAGCCAACTTCTGGTCAAGCCCTACGCCCTGGATGAGGCCTTCAATTCGACTCTGGAGGATCTGCTGGAGTAG
- the hflX gene encoding GTPase HflX: MSDIPIRCYLLAHLGPQDRERDVEDHLAELAELARACGMEAVGQQVLKRSQLEARTFFGKGQLEGAAAQARRQGATMLICDDELSGSQVRNIEKATGMECLDRTGLILTIFELRAQTREAKAQVELARFEYELPRLKGAWTHLERQGGGVGLRGGPGETQIEVDRRMTRLRISQLKKELAHLEKVRGTQRQGRTPGVPRVCLVGYTNAGKTSILKTLTGEGEPQDMLFATLDTTTRKAWLGDDPETGLPRHVLVSDTVGFIRKLPHQLVAAFRSTLGEVRTADALLVVADAAHPELEDHLKVVDTTLEEIGCGEIPRLLVLNQIDRLTRPQRLDLKRLHPGAAMTCALSRDGLDDLRGWLMELIPGPPKPRVLEAWELS, from the coding sequence ATGAGTGATATCCCCATCCGCTGTTATCTTCTGGCCCATCTGGGGCCCCAGGACCGGGAACGGGATGTGGAGGATCACCTGGCCGAGCTGGCCGAGCTGGCCCGAGCCTGCGGCATGGAGGCGGTGGGCCAGCAAGTCCTGAAGCGCTCCCAGCTGGAAGCCCGAACCTTCTTCGGCAAGGGCCAGTTGGAGGGAGCGGCCGCCCAGGCCCGGCGCCAGGGCGCCACCATGCTCATCTGTGATGACGAGCTCTCGGGCAGCCAGGTGCGCAACATCGAGAAGGCCACGGGCATGGAGTGCCTGGACCGCACGGGACTCATCCTGACCATCTTCGAGCTCCGGGCACAGACCCGGGAGGCCAAGGCTCAGGTCGAGCTGGCCCGCTTCGAATACGAGCTGCCCCGCCTCAAGGGCGCCTGGACCCACCTGGAGCGCCAGGGGGGAGGCGTCGGCCTGCGCGGTGGCCCCGGCGAGACCCAGATCGAGGTGGACCGCCGCATGACCCGCCTGCGGATCAGCCAGCTCAAGAAGGAACTGGCCCACCTGGAGAAGGTGCGGGGCACCCAGCGCCAGGGGCGGACCCCGGGGGTCCCCCGGGTCTGCTTGGTAGGCTACACCAACGCCGGCAAGACCAGCATCCTCAAGACCCTCACCGGCGAAGGCGAACCCCAGGACATGCTCTTCGCCACCCTGGACACCACCACCCGCAAGGCCTGGCTGGGAGATGACCCCGAGACAGGTTTACCCCGCCACGTGCTGGTGTCCGATACCGTGGGATTCATCCGCAAGCTCCCCCACCAGCTGGTGGCGGCCTTCCGCTCCACCCTGGGGGAGGTCCGCACCGCCGATGCCCTCCTGGTGGTGGCCGACGCCGCCCACCCGGAACTGGAGGATCACCTCAAGGTGGTGGACACCACGCTGGAAGAGATCGGCTGCGGCGAGATCCCCCGGCTCCTGGTGCTCAACCAGATCGACCGTCTCACCCGCCCCCAGCGCCTGGACCTCAAGCGCCTCCACCCTGGCGCCGCCATGACCTGCGCCCTCTCCCGGGATGGCCTGGACGACCTGCGGGGTTGGCTCATGGAGCTCATCCCCGGGCCGCCCAAGCCCCGGGTGCTGGAGGCCTGGGAGCTTAGCTGA
- a CDS encoding FAD-dependent oxidoreductase, which translates to MDSPLDLLVIGSGPGGYAAALRGAVLGLKVALAERDPRGLGGTCLQRGCIPTKTWLESARRLEQARELKAFGLVAEGSVRPDLEAIVARKEHLVDRGVKGIALLLRQAGVPLLEGQARLEGQGRVRLGAELLSPRRTILATGSQPRCLPGLEPDGQRILQSDQLLDLKTLPEHLAILGGGAIGVEFASIFARLGSRVTLVEALDRLLPQEDAAIGQELAKLLVRRHRMDIRTATRMIHCQIEGDRLLCTLEGAKGGELEASRLLVAVGRVPASGDLGLEHTAARLLRGFVEVGPLMETHEPGLYAIGDLVNTPMLAHVATAEGILAAEAAAASLGQGTRPLPLDYDRIPRCAYADPETGCVGLSEEAARTRGHRVLSGSAPFLPILKAHIAGEPYGFAKVVADGDSGLILGVHLLGPQATELVATGAALLGRPLEEARRQIYPHPSLCEVLPEALRAVGDL; encoded by the coding sequence ATGGACAGCCCCCTCGATCTCCTGGTCATCGGTTCCGGCCCCGGCGGTTACGCCGCAGCCCTCCGTGGGGCCGTGCTGGGCCTGAAGGTGGCCCTGGCGGAGCGGGACCCCAGAGGACTGGGGGGCACCTGCCTCCAGCGGGGCTGCATCCCCACCAAGACTTGGCTCGAATCCGCCCGGCGCCTGGAACAGGCCAGGGAGCTCAAGGCCTTCGGACTGGTGGCTGAAGGCAGTGTCCGCCCCGACCTGGAGGCCATCGTGGCCCGGAAGGAGCACTTGGTGGATCGCGGTGTCAAGGGCATCGCCCTGCTCCTCCGCCAAGCCGGAGTTCCCCTCCTGGAGGGTCAGGCACGCCTGGAAGGGCAGGGCAGGGTGCGCCTCGGTGCAGAGCTCCTGTCGCCCCGGCGCACCATCCTGGCCACCGGAAGCCAGCCGCGCTGCCTCCCAGGTCTTGAACCCGATGGGCAGCGGATCCTCCAGAGCGACCAGCTCCTCGACCTGAAGACCCTGCCGGAGCACCTGGCCATCCTGGGGGGCGGCGCCATCGGGGTGGAGTTCGCCTCCATCTTCGCCCGCCTGGGCTCCAGGGTCACCCTGGTGGAGGCCCTGGATCGCCTCCTGCCCCAGGAGGACGCCGCCATTGGCCAGGAGCTGGCCAAGCTCCTGGTGCGCCGCCACCGCATGGACATCCGGACCGCCACCCGGATGATCCACTGCCAGATCGAGGGGGATCGCCTGCTCTGCACCCTGGAGGGCGCCAAAGGCGGAGAGCTGGAGGCCTCCCGGCTTCTGGTGGCTGTTGGGCGCGTGCCCGCCTCCGGAGACCTCGGACTCGAACACACCGCCGCCCGCCTCCTGCGGGGCTTTGTGGAGGTGGGGCCCCTCATGGAGACCCATGAGCCCGGGCTCTATGCCATCGGCGACCTGGTGAACACCCCCATGCTGGCCCATGTGGCCACCGCTGAGGGGATCCTGGCGGCGGAGGCCGCCGCCGCGAGCCTGGGGCAGGGGACCCGCCCCCTCCCCCTGGACTACGACCGCATCCCCAGATGCGCCTATGCCGACCCCGAGACTGGCTGCGTGGGGCTCAGCGAGGAGGCGGCCCGCACCAGGGGCCACCGTGTCCTCAGCGGCAGCGCCCCCTTCCTCCCCATCCTGAAGGCCCACATCGCTGGAGAGCCCTACGGCTTCGCCAAGGTGGTGGCCGATGGCGACTCAGGCCTCATCCTGGGCGTCCACCTCCTTGGCCCCCAGGCCACCGAGCTGGTGGCCACCGGGGCTGCCCTCCTGGGGCGCCCTCTGGAGGAGGCCCGCCGTCAGATCTACCCCCACCCCAGCCTCTGCGAAGTACTCCCGGAGGCCCTGAGAGCGGTGGGGGATCTCTGA
- the creD gene encoding cell envelope integrity protein CreD, translating into MKRPLFWKSLTVIGLTLLLLLPLWAIQGLVSARSSRQAEVERNLAETSADRQRLVGPLLALDYTATETRWVPGEQNQKGHWEEELVSRTLLLAPRRSGLMGKVGVEERYRGLYKARVFRLEGAFEGQLEVPAAPPLPAGLRSPHWGPVRVLLGVSDLRGVQGHPELRWEGGASPFRLVKPSRELGRGLEAELGDFAVLAGRRLSYRIPDFRLLGTQVLALAPVAEDNELSLESPWASPSFGGRFLPDSREVTGKGFRAHWQVAGLARDLGAILGEGPGQEAEVLSVGFVEPVNIYLQAERATKYGFLFVALVFAAFFCFELLKRLPIHPMQYLLVGLSLALFFLLLLSLSEHVPFRTAYGLAALASILLLVFYLAGVLGGWLRALGFGGILVLLYGVLYALLVSEDNALLMGSVLLFAVLGGIMAATRSLDWYGAGAPLERG; encoded by the coding sequence ATGAAACGCCCACTGTTCTGGAAGTCCCTGACCGTCATCGGTCTGACCCTGCTGCTGCTCCTGCCTCTGTGGGCGATCCAGGGCCTGGTGAGCGCAAGGAGCAGTCGCCAGGCGGAAGTCGAGCGGAACCTGGCGGAGACCTCTGCCGACCGCCAGCGGCTGGTGGGGCCTCTGCTGGCCCTGGACTACACAGCCACGGAGACCCGCTGGGTGCCCGGGGAGCAGAACCAGAAGGGGCACTGGGAAGAGGAGCTGGTGTCCCGGACGCTCCTGCTGGCACCCCGGCGGAGTGGCCTGATGGGCAAGGTCGGGGTGGAGGAGCGGTACCGCGGGCTGTACAAGGCCCGGGTCTTCCGCCTGGAGGGCGCCTTTGAGGGTCAGCTCGAGGTGCCGGCCGCACCCCCGCTCCCCGCCGGGCTCCGTTCCCCCCACTGGGGCCCGGTGCGGGTGCTGCTGGGGGTGAGCGACCTGCGGGGCGTCCAGGGACATCCTGAGCTCCGGTGGGAGGGTGGGGCCTCGCCCTTCCGTCTTGTTAAGCCATCCCGGGAGCTGGGGCGCGGCCTCGAGGCGGAACTGGGGGACTTCGCGGTCCTCGCAGGGCGCCGCCTGAGCTACCGCATTCCGGATTTCCGGCTGCTGGGCACCCAGGTCCTGGCCTTGGCTCCGGTGGCGGAGGACAACGAGCTCAGCCTGGAGTCCCCCTGGGCAAGTCCCAGCTTCGGGGGCCGCTTCCTGCCTGACAGCCGCGAGGTGACGGGCAAGGGCTTCAGGGCCCACTGGCAGGTGGCCGGGCTGGCCCGGGACCTCGGGGCCATCCTCGGGGAAGGCCCTGGGCAGGAGGCCGAGGTTCTCTCGGTGGGCTTCGTCGAGCCGGTGAACATCTACCTCCAGGCCGAGCGCGCCACCAAGTACGGCTTCCTCTTTGTGGCCCTGGTCTTCGCGGCCTTCTTCTGCTTCGAACTGCTCAAGCGCCTACCCATCCATCCTATGCAGTACCTGCTGGTGGGGCTCAGCCTGGCGCTCTTCTTCCTGCTGCTGCTGAGCCTCTCCGAGCACGTACCCTTCCGCACCGCCTATGGCCTGGCAGCCCTGGCCAGCATCCTGCTCCTGGTCTTCTACCTGGCGGGGGTCCTGGGGGGCTGGCTCCGGGCCCTGGGCTTCGGGGGTATCCTGGTGCTGCTCTACGGTGTCCTCTATGCCCTCCTGGTCTCGGAGGACAATGCCCTGCTCATGGGCTCAGTGCTCCTCTTCGCGGTCCTGGGCGGGATCATGGCGGCCACCCGTAGCCTGGACTGGTACGGTGCGGGTGCGCCGCTGGAGCGGGGTTGA
- a CDS encoding PAAR domain-containing protein, producing MSRDFIRLGDPTSHGGKVLAASGRMTVGGIPVALMGDPCSCPIKGHSGCTVAEGDPTLTLDGVPVALVGHKTTCGAQLLSAAPGLCQA from the coding sequence ATGTCCAGAGACTTCATCCGCCTGGGGGACCCCACCAGCCATGGAGGCAAGGTCCTCGCCGCCTCGGGGCGCATGACCGTGGGAGGCATCCCCGTCGCCCTCATGGGCGATCCCTGCTCCTGCCCCATCAAGGGCCACAGCGGCTGCACCGTCGCTGAGGGCGACCCCACCCTCACCCTGGATGGCGTCCCCGTGGCCCTGGTGGGCCACAAGACCACCTGCGGCGCCCAGCTCCTCTCCGCAGCTCCAGGCCTCTGCCAGGCCTGA
- a CDS encoding peptidylprolyl isomerase, producing MRKLLCALALSSLALGAQPVTPPAVSAATPLSKPLVRIQTSYGPIVLELEPSAAPATVANFLRYVREGHYSGTIFHRVIPGFMIQGGGFSAGLMEKPTHAPIRNEAQMTFQAGLKNTRGTVAMARTEDPDSATAQFYINTADNPALDFRSATPSGVGYCVFGRVVEGMDAVDRIEKVRTVWRHGMQDVPDFAVRIKSAEELPAK from the coding sequence ATGCGAAAACTCCTCTGCGCCCTGGCACTCTCCTCCCTGGCCCTGGGAGCCCAGCCCGTTACCCCCCCGGCGGTAAGTGCGGCCACTCCCTTGAGCAAGCCCCTGGTGAGGATCCAGACCAGCTATGGCCCCATTGTCCTTGAACTGGAGCCCAGCGCCGCCCCCGCCACCGTTGCCAACTTCCTGCGGTATGTCCGCGAAGGGCACTACAGCGGCACCATCTTCCACCGGGTCATCCCCGGCTTCATGATCCAGGGCGGCGGTTTCAGCGCCGGCCTGATGGAGAAGCCCACCCACGCCCCCATCCGGAACGAAGCCCAGATGACCTTCCAGGCGGGCCTGAAGAACACCCGCGGCACCGTGGCCATGGCCCGAACCGAGGATCCCGACAGCGCCACCGCCCAGTTCTATATCAACACCGCCGACAACCCCGCTTTGGATTTCCGCTCCGCCACCCCCTCCGGCGTCGGCTACTGCGTCTTCGGCCGGGTGGTGGAGGGCATGGATGCGGTGGACAGGATCGAGAAGGTCAGGACCGTCTGGCGCCATGGCATGCAGGATGTCCCCGACTTCGCCGTGCGCATCAAGTCCGCCGAGGAACTCCCAGCCAAGTAG